The sequence ATTTGAGATGCCGAGACGAATAGGGAGTATTGAGAAAGGGTGCCACTCGGTACCGATGTATAATTCTGGAGTTTTACCTTCGGTAGGAACGACAAAATCGACTGAAAAATCGCAAGGCGCGTTTCGCAACCAATGCTCCGCGTAACGATAGGAGATACCGAGCGTCAGCCATTGGATGCCATACCCCTCAAGGTTCTGCGCGAGGCACCCGAACTTGAGATTCGGACGGGGTTTGAAAAGCAATCCGAGATCGTATGCTGTCTCGTAACCGAAGAATTGGTAGACATCGGAGGGGTGTCGTCGTTTAAACTTGAGACTGAGTCCCGCTGCAAGGTATGGACCGAGTTGACGCGCGACACCGTAATAGTTGAAATCGGGAACACCACTATCGACACCGATGGCGATTTTGTTACCCCAAAATAGACTATAGCCGCGGTAGCTATAGCCTATACCTTTCGGATCGAATCGATAATCGCTTCGGTCGTGGAATTTATTGACGGCAAAGAGTTTCACACCCTGCCACTGAATGAGTCCGGCTGGGTTCCAAAAGCCTGCACTGGCATCGTCAGCGACAGCAGTAAAAGCATTGCCCATCGCTAATGCCCGCGCACCTACATACAGGGGGCGCGCCGATTCAAAGGGTCTTTTGTCAGGGATCGCCTCCGCACATAGCGGGACTATCAACCAGAGAAAACATAGCGTAGCGTAGATAGTTTTCATTTTCGGTAATTTAGCATGAAATACACAATATCGCAAGGGGAAGGGCTATCAGCAGTCAGCAGTCGGCAGTCGGCGGTCAGCAAGGAGGTACCTCTCTTAAACGAACACCTCTTTACCGACCGCCCCGATAGCCGACTGCTACTATGCCGACAGCCGATAGCCATTAAAAAATGGACACGCCACCCGGTACGCTTTACCTCGTTAGCACGCCCATCGGGAATTTAGAAGATATTACCTTGCGCGCACTCCGTATCCTCAAAGAGGTGGACCTCATCGCCGCTGAAGATACCCGTCAAACACGTCGCCTGCTGACGCACTACGATATCCAGACACCGCTCACCAGTTATTTTGAGGGCAATCAGCGGATGAAGGGAGACAAGCTAATCGAACGCTTGAAGGCGGGAGAGGCGATTGCAATCGTTTCAGATGCTGGCACGCCGATCATCTCCGATCCCGGCTATCCACTCTTACGCGGATGCATTGAGGCAGAAATCCGGATTGTTCCTATTCCTGGGGCATCAGCGGTCGTCACAGCGGCATCCATCTCCGGACTGCCTCTACATAACTTT is a genomic window of Candidatus Poribacteria bacterium containing:
- the rsmI gene encoding 16S rRNA (cytidine(1402)-2'-O)-methyltransferase, whose translation is MDTPPGTLYLVSTPIGNLEDITLRALRILKEVDLIAAEDTRQTRRLLTHYDIQTPLTSYFEGNQRMKGDKLIERLKAGEAIAIVSDAGTPIISDPGYPLLRGCIEAEIRIVPIPGASAVVTAASISGLPLHNFIFEGFLSPKSGKRKRQLRVLADEERTLILFESPHRLRRFLEDVFEVMGERDIVIARELTKRFEEVFRGNVSEALEKFQNTEPRGEFTIVVAGRREKDEN